Proteins from one Nitrobacteraceae bacterium AZCC 2146 genomic window:
- a CDS encoding non-heme chloroperoxidase (product_source=KO:K00433; cath_funfam=3.40.50.1820; cleavage_site_network=SignalP-noTM; cog=COG0596; ko=KO:K00433; pfam=PF00561; superfamily=53474) has protein sequence MKSKDAGDRESLISRRTALVASAVAAAAPLFSLSTATAQSTHKTAAQTKGAESMTFVTTKDGTQIFYKDWGPKTAQPLVFHHGWPLSSDDWDAQMLFFVAQGFRVVAHDRRGHGRSTQVSDGHDMDHYAADAAAVAEHLDLRKAVHIGHSTGGGEVARYVAKYGEPQGRVAKAVLISAVPPLMLKTDKNPDGTPIEVFDGFRKALAANRSQFYLDVASGPFYGFNRSGAKVSQGIIQNWWRQGMTGGAKAHYDGIKAFSETDQTEDLKAIKVPTLIMQGDEDQVVPYKDAALLQAKFLKSSTLKVYPGFPHGMCTTNADVINSDLLAFIRS, from the coding sequence ATGAAATCGAAGGACGCAGGGGATAGGGAGAGTTTGATCTCCCGGCGGACGGCTCTTGTAGCAAGTGCTGTCGCGGCTGCGGCTCCGTTGTTTTCCCTCAGCACCGCGACCGCCCAATCTACCCATAAAACTGCTGCCCAGACAAAAGGAGCCGAGAGCATGACATTTGTAACGACCAAAGACGGGACGCAGATATTCTACAAGGATTGGGGGCCGAAGACGGCGCAGCCCCTCGTCTTTCATCATGGCTGGCCGCTCAGCTCGGATGACTGGGACGCTCAGATGTTGTTCTTCGTCGCCCAAGGCTTCCGGGTCGTCGCCCATGATCGCCGCGGCCACGGCCGCTCGACGCAGGTCAGCGACGGGCACGACATGGATCACTACGCCGCCGATGCGGCTGCGGTCGCCGAGCATCTCGATCTCCGCAAGGCCGTCCATATCGGCCACTCCACCGGCGGCGGCGAAGTGGCACGTTATGTCGCGAAGTATGGTGAGCCTCAGGGTCGCGTCGCCAAAGCCGTTCTGATCAGCGCTGTTCCGCCGCTCATGCTCAAGACCGACAAAAATCCCGACGGGACCCCGATTGAGGTGTTCGATGGCTTCCGCAAGGCGCTGGCCGCCAACCGGTCGCAGTTCTATCTCGATGTGGCATCCGGTCCGTTTTATGGCTTCAATCGCTCGGGTGCGAAGGTTTCGCAGGGAATTATCCAGAATTGGTGGCGCCAGGGCATGACGGGTGGCGCCAAGGCTCATTATGACGGCATCAAGGCCTTCTCGGAGACCGACCAGACGGAAGATCTGAAAGCGATCAAGGTGCCGACGCTCATCATGCAAGGCGACGAGGACCAGGTCGTACCCTACAAGGACGCCGCACTGCTTCAGGCCAAGTTTCTCAAGAGCAGCACGCTCAAAGTCTATCCCGGCTTTCCGCACGGCATGTGCACAACGAATGCAGACGTGATCAATTCCGACTTGCTCGCTTTCATACGGTCGTGA
- a CDS encoding hypothetical protein (product_source=Hypo-rule applied) produces the protein MAIELDDFSVCMLFPAPVAFHGLQRKRPMADRFLNDARSFNGVSSDDAMASGFAIVRFACEQSHLAGQVLALLRSAEWL, from the coding sequence GTGGCGATCGAATTGGATGACTTCAGCGTTTGCATGCTCTTCCCGGCGCCGGTGGCATTTCATGGTTTGCAGCGGAAACGCCCAATGGCCGACAGATTTTTAAATGACGCGCGCTCGTTCAATGGCGTGTCCAGCGATGACGCGATGGCAAGTGGATTTGCGATAGTCCGCTTTGCCTGTGAGCAGTCGCATTTGGCAGGTCAGGTATTGGCACTTTTGCGAAGTGCCGAATGGCTCTGA